Sequence from the Saccharopolyspora pogona genome:
CAGCACCGCGAGGGCGACCACCAGGAGACGAGTGGTGCCGAATCGGTGGGAGACGCGCCCGACGAACGGCGAGGTCACGGCAAACATGAGCAACGGCAGGGTGCTCAGCACACCACCCGCCGCCGCGGACAACCCGGTGTCACGTTCGATGGCCGACAGCAGCGTGCCCACACCCGTCAACGTCGCGCGCAGATTCGCCGCCACCAGTAGAATCGCGATCACGAGGCCGACCGAAAGAGCAGGCGTGGCAACAGGTTTGGTGGTGGTCGCGGCCACGTGGACCTTGCTAGCCTCGACGCGAGGATTCCTGGAGGCGGTCACTCTGATCGCTCCATTCCGGCCTCGGTGAGCTTCACGATCTCGGTGGCGCAGTGGCGTGCGCCGACTTCGTCCTCGGCAGCGATCGCCTCGACGAGCCGCCTGTGCAAAAGGGTGTGCTCGGCGGCCGTCGCACTGGGCCAGAGCGTGCCGCCGATCTGCTCGGTGACCGCGACGCTCAGGACGTCGTAGACCTCGGTGAGCAGGGGGTTGCCGCCGGCGCTCACCACCTCCTGGTGGAAGCGGGCGTCGACCTCTGCAATGGCGTCGATCTCTGGCGAGTCCGCGATCGCCTCCGCCTCGTCAAGCAGGTGCCACAGGCGAGCAAGGTCGTCTTCGGTGCGCCGTGACGCGGCCAGGCCAGAGGCGTACTCCTC
This genomic interval carries:
- a CDS encoding FadR/GntR family transcriptional regulator, which gives rise to MNDLRAPRRVASLAAQLVDTLREQIASGLWPVGMRIPPEHELVKQLGVGRTTVREALGALVHLGLLEARKGDGTYVRTSSEMHSVLMRRASSSRRRDVLELRAVLEEYASGLAASRRTEDDLARLWHLLDEAEAIADSPEIDAIAEVDARFHQEVVSAGGNPLLTEVYDVLSVAVTEQIGGTLWPSATAAEHTLLHRRLVEAIAAEDEVGARHCATEIVKLTEAGMERSE